CTGAAGAAAAGCCTAAGCCTCCATTGAATGCCCAATCACCTATTTCCTTTCTGGCTCCAACAGTTCCAGAAACTCTGGATTGCCCCTTAATCGGCTCACCTCCACTTGCACCTGTTAAACCGTCTAATTTTGTGTCAGAAGCCGCAGTCCAAAAATCAAATACAAAGTGAGCATTTATTGCAGTATCTTCTGTAATTTGATGTTCAATGAAAAGCATTGGCTCAACGACATTTGCTTCTTCTCTTTTTGAATTATCGAAGACCTGTTCTCCATCGTCACTATTTTGGTGATAAAGATTAAACAAGAGCTTAAATTTTGTCTGCCCTTTTTCCATCATTTCAGCAAAGACACTTTGAATCGAAGTAATAACTAGAAATAAACTTAGGGCGAGCTTTTTTAATTTAGTTACATCCACATCCACCACCAACTGCGGAACTCCCGCCTACGGCTCCTTCCCTAAAAGAACGAACTTCCTCTTGAAAAACACTTTCCTCTGGATGAGGGTCTAGTTGCATAATCTTTTTTGATAGAAGGCCTCTATCAATTTGCTCTACATTTGCACAAGAAACGAGAGACAAGAGTAAAATGCCTAATAATAATTTCATATCATTTCCTTTTCTTTATTATATCAGATAATTAGAATATTTACATTGAGGAAAAAACCACTCTATTCACTAAAAATCATCTTTTATGCCGGTTACTTATAAAGTTAGATTATATTTCTCAGTTATTTTTCAATTCTACTCAACCTTCTTCAGAACTTGATATATAGTCTTCCCATACCAAAGACCTTTCTTAGTCTTTGTCGGAACTTTAAGAACATTTAATATTTCAGCAATTTTTCGATAGCTATAACCTTTAGCTCTAAACTCTTTCATTTTTTCAATAACCTCTCGCTCCCTCTTATGTTGAGACACCTCTCTCTTTTCAACTTTTTGACCATACGCAAGACCACGCCTCCTTTTTTGGTTCTTTCCAGCCCCACGAATAGAGATTTCGCATTCCTTCAATCTCTTTAAAATAGTCGTTCGGGAGGACGCCACAGACCTCGAAATTTCAGCACAAGAAAGGCCTTCTAAGACATATTTTTGATGGAGGAACTCTTTGGTTAGGACTTCAGGCTCATGGAAAAAATCAATTATATTAGACAGTTCTGATGGAGGACGATATTCTTGTTTTGTGGAGGTTTGATGACCCCATTGATTTTCTTGACTACATTCACGAAAGTGATAATCCCTTCGGGGTGATTCATATTAAGCCTCGTTCACAACCCGTTCGAGGCTTTTTTGTTTCTACGGAATTTAATCCAAACAGGAGAACTTGGCGCAAGGGCCACTGCGATCTTGGCCTTTGGTATTTCTTTTGAGAGACATTCAAGTTCATAGTTATTTAAAAACTTATCTAAAACAATTTGCATAATTGAAAGACCGAGCTGCTCGCCGATACACTTTCTTGGCCCTTTTCCAAAAGGAAAGTAAGCTTTTAGCGTATGTGGTTTTACATCTTTGAAGCGCTCTGGATTAAATTCATTTGGATTCTTCCAAAATTCTTCCATTCGGTGAACCACATAAGCGGGAACAACCACATTCGTATTCTTAGGAATTTTTAAATCACCAAGAATTGTGTCACTAGAAGCCTTTCTCGAAAATATAGGAAGAGCTGAGTAAAGCCTAAGCCCTTCGTGAATAATATTTAAATGATCTGAATCTTTCCAATTACCATGAGTAGCTAAAAGAGTAAAAATCCATCCCAAACTAAATGCTGTTGTCTCATGTCCTGCGATCAGAAGTGTTAGAAGCTCGTCTTTAATTTCATGCTTAGTTAACTCTCCTCTCTCACCAGCTGCGACAAGTTTAGCTAACACTCCTTCGCTATCTTTGGTTTCAATAAGATCAAAGATCAGGGTTTCAAGGAAATTATAATGCTTTGAAAATTTCTTATGCTTATATGTTGGAACCCAATATGGAAGTGGAATAAAATCAAAGATTCTATTGAAGGTGACCTCAGAGCAAAACTCTAGGGCCTCTTTAAAATGACTTACTTGTTCATTCTCTAGTCGAACACCTAGGAATAACTCACACGAAATATCAAAGGACATATCTTTAAAGAAGTTGAAGATATCAACTTCACTTTCATCAGATAACTTATTTATATATTCTTCAACGACACTTTCAATTCTTGTAGTGAATTCTTTAACAGATGGCCTCGTAAATTCTTTAGCAATTAGAGAACGCTTCTTACTCCAATCTTCAAGGTCATTATTGACGGCGAGCCCGCCTCCAATAACAGCACTCACTTCTAAGAGCTGATCTCCCTTTATAAAGTCAGAGTGACGTTTAATAAATAACTCTTCAATAAGCTCAGGCCTGTAAATAATAACTGAATTCATAGGCCAAGGAAAACTCGCATAGTCTCCATAATCTCTTTGCACACTAAGAAAAGAGTCCAAAATATCTCTTTGAAATTTCTTCACGTATGAAAAAAAACTCTTACCTCTTGGTCCGTGAATATGAGAGAGATCTACTCTTTCAAAAAATGATTTAGAATTTGTGCGCTTATTGATATTTGTCATAATTTAATTATAACTAATTTCTTTCATCTTTAGGAGATTCCATCACAACAAAAGTTGATATTGAGTTCACTTGGGGTAATGTTCCAAGAACATCGGTGTGAAATACTTTATAAGAAACCAAATCCGCAGTTTCAACTCTCAGCAAATACTCAAATGCTCCTGTAATATTATGGCACTCACGAACTTCAGGAGATTTCACAATGGCCTTTTCAAAGTTCTCTTGTGACTTCTTAGTATGCACGGAAAGCCCTACCGAAATATAAGCGACAAAACCAATACCTAAGCGAGAAGTATCAAGGACCGCTCTATAACCTTTAATAATTCCACTTCTCTCAAGCTCTTGAACTCTTCTAAGGCAAGCTGATGGAGAAAGTCCTATTCGGCCAGAAAGCTCGGAGTTACTCACTCGCCCATCAATGCTCAACTCTTGCAATATTCTTTCGTCAATTTCATCTATTTTAGTCATATATTGCAAAAAGTAGCACTTAGGCACATCAAAAAGCAAGATAAAAAAATACGTTCTCTGCTATATTAATCTCATGAATAATGAAACTCTTAATGCTCTATTCGCCTTTGCCCTCGTATCTTCCATAACTCCAGGGCCTAACAATATAATGCTCATGAGTTCTGGAACAAACTTTGGCATAAAGAAATCTATTCCTCACATGCTTGGAGTAAGTATTGGATTTGCTCTAATGATTATTCTTGTTGGGTCGGGCTTAATGGAGCTATTTACTCTTTATCCAGTTGCTCAAAAAATTTTAAAGATTGTTAGCATTATTTACTTAGTTTATCTGTCTTACAGAATTGCTACCTCAACTCCTGTTACAACAAACTCAACAGTGATAAAAAAGCCTTTTTCATTTATTCAAGCAGCTCTCTTTCAATGGGTTAATCCGAAAGCATGGACTATGGCCCTTGCGGCAATAACTTTATTTTCTCCATCAAATAATTTTCAAGATATTTTAAAGGTCTCCATTGCCTATGGACTTGTAAATCTTCCATCTGTAAGTCTTTGGGTAGTTCTTGGAAAAGAAATTAGAAAAGTGTTAAGTAGTCAGGCAAAATTAAGATTTTTCAATGCCACAATGGCAAGTTTACTACTAGCCTCTCTTTACTTTATTATTTAATCTATTAAAGAATAGATACTCTTAAATAGTTCTTAGGTATTTTGCAAGTTTCTTAATCTTAGAATCTTCAATTGTAGCTTCTCTTTTTACTATATAAACACTTCTCTTAACGGTCTTCATTTTAGCTGGTAGGTTCTTCTTCGTAAGCTGATATTCATCTTTCACAATTTCATTGTGCAGTTTTGCGACAAACTTTGGAAGAAAGACAGCGCAATGCCCCTGCCTTGCGAGAGAGATAGCTGTCTCCATCAAGTCTACTCTAAATTTTATAATTCTCTTGAACTTTTCATCAGGCCAACTATCAAGTCCCTTAACTCCTGTAGGCGCTCCTTCAATAGGTATTGATGGCGCAGCAAATGGAATATTTAAAATATCAATTCCTTTGAAAGATCCTTTTTTGACATAAGCATCCATCTCTATTTCTGTAACTTTTAAGTGCTCAATCCCAGGAAAAGGAATAGGCTCATAAGTAATAGCAACATCAATTTCTCTAGAAAGAAGGGCCCTTTCTAATTTACCTGGAATTAATTCATGAAAGTCTAATTCCATCTCGGAGAATACTGGTTCAAAAACTTTAGCGAAGTATGTTGTGAACACTTCAAATGAGCCAATTCGTAAAATTTTACTACCGCTTTCATTTTCTTCAGATAATAAGTTCTCAAGACTTGAAATAAACGAGGGGATTTTCTTAGCAAATTCATGCCCCTTGTCAGTAAAAGAAATCCCTCTTCCCGACTGAGTAAAGAGCTTAAAGTTCAACTCAAACTCGAGTGTAGACATTGATTTTGAAAGGCCAGAATGAGAGATCCCAAGCAATTCAGACGCTTTTCTTATGTTTCCGGTTTGATAAATTGTAATAAATTGCTTCAGCCTATTGGTTTCCATATGGAACCAATAATTGAATATTAATCACTTTTAGTCAATAAGCCATAGTGATAGTTTCAATATTCATCACAAGGAGGAAATATGAAGATGACCATTTTAAAGATTGCTATAATTACGGCCCTTATTCCTGTAAATAGCGTTCACTCTCTAGAAATTGCCAAAAGAGATGGTGCTTCAGACACTTATAAAAGTTGCTCACTTACAGAAGACAGCAGAACACTATTTTTAAATAGAAATTTAAAAGAAACAACTCACTTAGAAGTCCCCGCAGAAGAAATATTATCTAAAAGTAATAATGCTCTTAATAATAGAGGTCCTATTCGCTACAGATGGTTAAGTAATCAGGAAAATTACTTTGTAAATGGAGAAAGATTCTACGCCTTTGGATATGAAACGATCAACAACGATTCTACAGCCTCAAAGGAGCTCATCACAATAATTGATGAAGTTTGTGAGAGAGACTTAAGAGAATTTAAAATATTTGGTAACTTTATATTTAATTTAAGAATAGGAAGTAAATTATTTAGGGATATTGTTAACATAGATCTTATTAGAGATCCTTTAAATAAATATCCCACTATTCGTGGAAGCTATTCTGTTCCCAGCTCTTTTACAGCTAAAGTTTTTGATTTGAAGTATGACAGTGGAAGCTTCTCATTTAAAATTAGAGTTCTTGAAGGGGATGATGATTATATAGCCTTATTCAAGGGAGATTTTACAGACACTAATAACCTAGAAGGTAGAGCGTTCATTCTCCCTGAAGGTAAAGAGCTTGGAAGTTTTAGCGGAGTGAGAAATTAAAATGGAAAATATTTATGAACATATTCTTTCTCATAAATCGATACGAAAGTATAAAGAGAAAGAAGTTTCTGATGAGATCCTAAATAAAGTAATCACAGCGGGAACAAGGGCCTCCTCTTCTGGTAATATGCAACCATACTCTATTATCATTACTAGAGACAAGAAGCAGAGGAAGAAGCTCTTCCCTCTGCATTTTGAACAAACAATGGTTCTCGAAGCCCCTGTACTTCTCACCTTCTGTGCTGACTTTAACAGAATGCGCATTTGGCTTAAACAAAGTGATGCTCCAGAAAACTTTGATAACTTTATGAGCTTTCTAATCGGAATGATTGATGCAACACTAGCGTCCCAAAATGTTGCTCTGGCGGCCGAGGCAGAAGGACTTGGCATTTGCTATATGGGAACCACTCTAGCTTCCAACGGAGAAATTTCAAAAGTATTAGAACTTCCTGAACACGTAGTTCCCGTTGTTGGTTTTTCCCTTGGTTATCCAGACGAAGAAGTCGCGGCGCGAGACCGACT
The sequence above is a segment of the Halobacteriovorax sp. JY17 genome. Coding sequences within it:
- a CDS encoding Lrp/AsnC family transcriptional regulator yields the protein MTKIDEIDERILQELSIDGRVSNSELSGRIGLSPSACLRRVQELERSGIIKGYRAVLDTSRLGIGFVAYISVGLSVHTKKSQENFEKAIVKSPEVRECHNITGAFEYLLRVETADLVSYKVFHTDVLGTLPQVNSISTFVVMESPKDERN
- a CDS encoding LysR family transcriptional regulator; its protein translation is METNRLKQFITIYQTGNIRKASELLGISHSGLSKSMSTLEFELNFKLFTQSGRGISFTDKGHEFAKKIPSFISSLENLLSEENESGSKILRIGSFEVFTTYFAKVFEPVFSEMELDFHELIPGKLERALLSREIDVAITYEPIPFPGIEHLKVTEIEMDAYVKKGSFKGIDILNIPFAAPSIPIEGAPTGVKGLDSWPDEKFKRIIKFRVDLMETAISLARQGHCAVFLPKFVAKLHNEIVKDEYQLTKKNLPAKMKTVKRSVYIVKREATIEDSKIKKLAKYLRTI
- a CDS encoding nitroreductase family protein, translated to MENIYEHILSHKSIRKYKEKEVSDEILNKVITAGTRASSSGNMQPYSIIITRDKKQRKKLFPLHFEQTMVLEAPVLLTFCADFNRMRIWLKQSDAPENFDNFMSFLIGMIDATLASQNVALAAEAEGLGICYMGTTLASNGEISKVLELPEHVVPVVGFSLGYPDEEVAARDRLPLEAIIHREKYQNYTEENIREIYKKKEVDGMKRYLSHPDLRKLIEESDVSNLAQVYTKIKYTKESHLKYSADVLECLKNQGFLNNIKSEDTTIILKQ
- a CDS encoding recombinase family protein — protein: MKECEISIRGAGKNQKRRRGLAYGQKVEKREVSQHKREREVIEKMKEFRAKGYSYRKIAEILNVLKVPTKTKKGLWYGKTIYQVLKKVE
- a CDS encoding DUF4266 domain-containing protein; translation: MKLLLGILLLSLVSCANVEQIDRGLLSKKIMQLDPHPEESVFQEEVRSFREGAVGGSSAVGGGCGCN
- a CDS encoding LysE family translocator; this encodes MNNETLNALFAFALVSSITPGPNNIMLMSSGTNFGIKKSIPHMLGVSIGFALMIILVGSGLMELFTLYPVAQKILKIVSIIYLVYLSYRIATSTPVTTNSTVIKKPFSFIQAALFQWVNPKAWTMALAAITLFSPSNNFQDILKVSIAYGLVNLPSVSLWVVLGKEIRKVLSSQAKLRFFNATMASLLLASLYFII
- a CDS encoding cytochrome P450; translation: MTNINKRTNSKSFFERVDLSHIHGPRGKSFFSYVKKFQRDILDSFLSVQRDYGDYASFPWPMNSVIIYRPELIEELFIKRHSDFIKGDQLLEVSAVIGGGLAVNNDLEDWSKKRSLIAKEFTRPSVKEFTTRIESVVEEYINKLSDESEVDIFNFFKDMSFDISCELFLGVRLENEQVSHFKEALEFCSEVTFNRIFDFIPLPYWVPTYKHKKFSKHYNFLETLIFDLIETKDSEGVLAKLVAAGERGELTKHEIKDELLTLLIAGHETTAFSLGWIFTLLATHGNWKDSDHLNIIHEGLRLYSALPIFSRKASSDTILGDLKIPKNTNVVVPAYVVHRMEEFWKNPNEFNPERFKDVKPHTLKAYFPFGKGPRKCIGEQLGLSIMQIVLDKFLNNYELECLSKEIPKAKIAVALAPSSPVWIKFRRNKKASNGL